The Bos indicus isolate NIAB-ARS_2022 breed Sahiwal x Tharparkar chromosome 28, NIAB-ARS_B.indTharparkar_mat_pri_1.0, whole genome shotgun sequence genome has a window encoding:
- the LOC139180406 gene encoding LOW QUALITY PROTEIN: olfactory receptor 5L2-like (The sequence of the model RefSeq protein was modified relative to this genomic sequence to represent the inferred CDS: deleted 1 base in 1 codon), which produces MDEENCTAVTDFILLGFSDAPELRVFLFLLFLSIYGVTVWGNLGMIALIQVSSRLHTPMYFFLSHLSFVDFCYSMISTPKMIANILKEDKVISFLELTVQFYLFCTSVVTEVILLAVMAYDRFVAICDPLLYMVTMSRNLCMELVSCCYLNGTVCSVIHLCLDLQIPSYRSNVINHFFCDIPLLLSLACSDVTVNQFVLYTVATFSEIITSVIILISYLFFLITILRIHSAEERCKAFYTCASHLAAIAVLQGTILIIYCWPHSGNSMDIDRVATVFYTVVIPILNPLIYSLRNKDVKEALRKVVSSKIFS; this is translated from the exons ATGGATGAGGAAAACTGCACTGCTGTGACAGACTTCATCCTCCTTGGATTCTCAGATGCCCCTGAGCTCAGAGTCTTCCTTTTCCTGCTGTTTCTttccatctatggagtcacagttTGGGGAAACCTGGGCATGATTGCCCTGATTCAGGTCAGCTCTAGACTCCACAcc cccatgtactttttccttagCCACTTGTCCTTTGTGGATTTCTGTTACTCCATGATCAGCACACCAAAGATGATAGCTAACATCTTAAAAGAAGACAAAGTTATTTCCTTCCTGGAACTCACTGTGCAATTCTACCTGTTTTGCACATCTGTGGTAACTGAAGTCATTCTGCTggcagtgatggcctatgaccgctttgTGGCCATTTGTGACCCACTGCTCTACATGGTCACCATGTCCCGAAATCTCTGCATGGAGTTGGTGTCTTGTTGCTATCTCAATGGTACTGTATGTTCTGTGATTCACTTGTGTTTAGATCTTCAGATCCCATCCTACAGATCAAATGTGATCAACCATTTCTTTTGTGATATTCCCCTTCTGTTGTCTCTTGCTTGCTCTGATGTCACTGTGAATCAATTTGTGCTATACACTGTGGCCACTTTCAGTGAGATCATTACAAGCGTGATCATCCTTATCTCTTACCTGTTTTTTCTCATCACCATCCTGAGGATACACTCAGCAGAGGAAAGGTGCAAAGCCTTTTACACCTGTGCCTCCCACCTCGCTGCCATTGCTGTCTTACAGGGAACAATCCTTATCATTTATTGCTGGCCCCACTCTGGAAACAGCATGGACATTGACAGAGTGGCCACAGTGTTCTACACTGTAGTGATCCCCATACTGAACCCCCTGATCTATAGTCTGAGGAACAAAGATGTGAAAGAAGCTCTCAGAAAAGTGGTGAGCTCCAAAATATTTTCCTAG